In [Leptolyngbya] sp. PCC 7376, a genomic segment contains:
- a CDS encoding EAL domain-containing protein, protein MDIKVTGLTQDELDLAIVRSPLVVSPETMVMDVISQMSGLRNLCWVEKEINRIDIEIAARSSCVIVAENNQLLGILTERDVVRLTTQQIVLDNLRVSDVMSGEVITLRESEFVDIFCALNVFQQNRIRHLPVLDDEGNLTGLLTHESLQHILRPIDLLRLQLVKEIMATNVIYANAHVDMLDVATLMAERRISSVVIVRQQLDQDQQPLQIPIGIITERDIVQFKALGISLHACQVNAVMSSPVFSVQPEDSLWDVQQLMEERFIGRVAVTGSQGELLGIVTKTSVLQAFNSLELYKLAEILDAKVLRLEAEKIELLENRALELEHLVEQRTLALRTQAEHSHLLASVASQIRLSLELQPILDTTVEKLQAFLGCDRVAIWQFQSDHAVISVAEAISDKVRSQLGQRVYDPCFSPEWVDAYQNGRVRVVADIYQSDMAKCHLSLLEELQTRAKVLLPIIEGRKLWGLLEATESCAPRQWHPEEVTLLEQLATQLAIAIQQATAYQQAHGELIERRQTEIRLKESEKRLATLAATAPVGIYRTDAKGNCVYVNERWCRIAGIEAEKALGAGWMQGLHPSDQEAILNEWQQSIREERPFNLEFQFKRPDGFATWVFAQAVAEHDEDGQIIGYIGTITDISNFKQAQELILHHTLHDPLTNLPNRTLLMERLRFVLARMQEMDDYRYALLFLDLDGFKVINDSLGYLIGDQLLLAIARKLEKHVREVDFVARFGSDEFVILLEDIDKTEDIIQIVEQILVDFKTPLFIGEYEIFTSVSIGIVIGTHEYHQAADVIRDADIAMHRAKSRGRNLYQLFDSAMHEQMMYRLNLETSLRKAVKRKEFIVYYQPLVDILNRQLVGFEALVRWENPDHGMVSPADFVPIAEETGLVAQIDRYVFKAACHQLADWKSRFPDCFPLKMSINLSAQSLHRANLIEGIEKTLAETGLDGTDICLEVTESMVIDDIDQTIKLLNQLKARNIQISIDDFGTGYSSLSYLHRLPANNLKIDRSFIGFMEVGDRNYQIVQALITLSKQLDLTVVAEGIETKEQLQWLQDLECQLGQGYLFSKPLGCSEIEKSFLAMDVANQSLDCLK, encoded by the coding sequence ATGGACATCAAAGTAACTGGTTTAACGCAAGATGAGCTCGACTTGGCAATTGTGCGATCGCCCTTGGTTGTTTCTCCAGAAACGATGGTGATGGATGTCATCTCCCAAATGAGTGGCTTACGCAATCTCTGTTGGGTGGAAAAAGAAATTAATCGTATCGATATCGAAATTGCAGCCCGTTCTAGCTGTGTCATTGTGGCTGAAAATAATCAATTGCTCGGGATCCTCACAGAGAGAGATGTCGTGCGATTAACCACTCAACAGATTGTTTTGGACAATTTGCGTGTGAGTGATGTCATGAGTGGAGAGGTCATTACCCTACGTGAATCAGAGTTTGTTGATATCTTTTGCGCTTTAAATGTTTTTCAGCAGAATCGTATTCGTCATTTGCCTGTGCTCGATGACGAAGGTAATCTCACTGGATTATTAACCCATGAAAGTTTGCAGCATATATTACGCCCTATAGATTTGCTGCGCCTCCAATTGGTTAAAGAAATCATGGCCACCAATGTCATCTATGCAAATGCTCATGTGGACATGTTAGACGTTGCGACTCTCATGGCAGAGAGACGGATTAGTTCCGTTGTGATTGTGCGGCAACAATTAGATCAAGATCAGCAACCTCTCCAGATTCCCATCGGAATTATTACTGAACGCGATATCGTTCAATTCAAAGCATTGGGGATCTCATTACATGCATGCCAAGTGAATGCTGTGATGAGTTCGCCTGTTTTTTCGGTTCAGCCTGAAGATTCTCTCTGGGATGTGCAACAGCTGATGGAAGAGCGGTTTATCGGACGTGTCGCAGTTACGGGTTCCCAAGGAGAATTACTCGGTATTGTGACTAAGACCAGTGTCTTACAAGCATTTAACTCACTAGAACTCTACAAACTAGCTGAGATCCTAGATGCAAAGGTACTGCGGTTAGAAGCTGAAAAAATAGAACTTCTGGAGAATCGTGCCCTTGAATTGGAGCATTTGGTTGAACAACGAACATTAGCCCTGAGAACTCAGGCTGAGCATTCTCATTTATTAGCCAGTGTTGCTTCTCAAATTCGACTCTCTCTAGAGTTGCAACCAATTCTTGATACAACGGTTGAAAAACTCCAGGCATTTTTGGGATGTGATCGCGTTGCAATTTGGCAATTTCAGTCTGATCATGCTGTGATCAGTGTTGCTGAAGCGATCTCCGATAAGGTGAGGTCTCAGCTCGGACAACGGGTTTATGATCCCTGTTTTTCACCGGAGTGGGTTGATGCTTATCAAAATGGACGAGTCCGAGTCGTTGCTGATATTTACCAATCTGACATGGCTAAATGCCATCTATCTTTATTAGAAGAACTACAAACACGAGCAAAAGTATTACTCCCCATTATTGAAGGGAGAAAGCTGTGGGGTTTACTGGAGGCTACAGAAAGCTGTGCTCCTAGGCAATGGCATCCTGAAGAGGTCACTTTACTTGAGCAATTGGCAACTCAGTTGGCGATCGCCATCCAGCAGGCGACAGCTTATCAACAAGCTCATGGCGAATTAATTGAGCGTCGTCAAACAGAAATTCGTTTGAAGGAGAGCGAAAAACGTCTTGCGACCCTTGCTGCTACAGCTCCAGTCGGCATTTATCGCACCGATGCAAAAGGCAATTGTGTCTATGTTAATGAGCGCTGGTGTCGGATTGCAGGAATCGAGGCAGAAAAAGCCTTGGGGGCTGGCTGGATGCAAGGACTCCATCCAAGTGATCAAGAAGCCATTCTCAATGAATGGCAGCAATCAATCCGAGAAGAACGGCCTTTTAATTTAGAGTTTCAATTTAAAAGACCAGATGGTTTTGCTACTTGGGTGTTTGCTCAGGCAGTAGCAGAACATGATGAAGATGGACAGATTATTGGCTATATCGGCACAATCACGGATATCAGCAATTTCAAGCAAGCTCAGGAGCTGATCCTTCACCATACACTTCATGACCCTCTCACGAATTTGCCGAATAGAACTTTGTTAATGGAGCGGTTAAGATTTGTGCTTGCTCGCATGCAGGAGATGGATGACTATCGTTATGCCCTTCTCTTCCTTGACCTTGATGGCTTTAAAGTAATTAACGATAGTTTGGGTTACTTGATTGGGGATCAGCTTTTATTGGCGATCGCCCGGAAGCTAGAAAAGCATGTACGGGAAGTTGATTTTGTCGCAAGGTTTGGCAGCGATGAATTTGTAATCCTATTAGAAGATATCGATAAAACTGAAGACATTATTCAGATTGTTGAGCAGATTTTAGTCGATTTTAAAACACCACTTTTTATTGGTGAATATGAAATATTTACGAGTGTAAGCATTGGCATCGTGATTGGCACCCATGAATATCATCAGGCTGCTGATGTAATTCGCGATGCTGATATTGCCATGCACCGTGCAAAATCCCGGGGACGAAACTTATATCAGTTATTCGATTCGGCGATGCATGAACAAATGATGTATCGGCTAAATCTAGAAACAAGTCTCCGCAAGGCTGTCAAACGAAAAGAATTTATTGTTTATTATCAGCCTTTAGTTGATATTTTAAATCGTCAGCTGGTGGGCTTCGAAGCCCTTGTTCGCTGGGAAAATCCTGACCATGGCATGGTTTCACCAGCAGATTTTGTGCCGATCGCCGAGGAAACTGGTTTGGTTGCACAAATAGATCGTTATGTTTTTAAAGCTGCCTGTCATCAATTGGCCGATTGGAAATCGAGATTCCCTGATTGTTTCCCGCTCAAAATGAGTATCAACCTCTCTGCCCAGAGTCTTCATAGAGCCAACTTAATTGAAGGCATTGAAAAAACGCTAGCTGAAACAGGTTTAGATGGCACTGACATTTGTTTGGAGGTGACTGAAAGTATGGTGATTGACGATATTGACCAAACTATCAAGTTGCTCAACCAACTTAAAGCTCGCAACATTCAAATTAGCATTGACGATTTTGGGACTGGTTATTCGTCTTTGAGCTATCTTCACCGATTGCCTGCCAATAATTTAAAGATTGATCGATCTTTTATTGGTTTTATGGAAGTGGGCGATCGCAACTATCAAATTGTTCAGGCGCTGATTACCTTGAGTAAGCAATTAGATTTAACGGTTGTTGCAGAAGGAATCGAAACAAAAGAACAGCTGCAATGGTTGCAAGATCTTGAGTGTCAATTAGGGCAAGGTTATTTATTTTCAAAGCCACTAGGTTGCAGTGAAATTGAAAAAAGTTTTCTCGCAATGGATGTCGCTAATCAGTCATTAGACTGTTTAAAGTGA
- a CDS encoding IS1 family transposase (programmed frameshift): MTIHCPQCNAQDIIKSGFAKNRQRFKCKQCNYQFTSFSKERGKPLWMKLEAVLMYMSGMSMNATAKILGVSAQSVLNWVRDFGEANYEKPTPESAVVVELDELWHFIQGEKNKLWVWKAYDRNTGRLIDWELGSRDSRTLGHLLERLSQWQITVYCTDNWKPYQQLLENHPDAFHVISKKETIAIERNNSDNRHWFARFHRRTKVVSKSKHMVDLSMALFAKFRVNGSIELLHNWRLTLLS, translated from the exons ATGACAATTCACTGCCCCCAATGTAATGCTCAAGACATCATCAAAAGTGGATTTGCTAAAAATCGTCAACGATTTAAGTGTAAGCAGTGTAATTATCAATTTACAAGCTTTTCTAAAGAGCGGGGCAAGCCTCTCTGGATGAAATTAGAAGCTGTATTGATGTATATGAGTGGTATGTCCATGAATGCGACAGCCAAGATTCTCGGTGTATCAGCTCAATCAGTGCTCAATTGGGTAAGAGATTTCGGTGAAGCCAATTATGAAAAGCCCACTCCTGAGTCTGCTGTCGTGGTGGAGCTAGATGAGCTATGGCATTTTATCCAAG GAGAAAAAAACAAACTTTGGGTCTGGAAAGCATATGACCGTAATACTGGGCGACTCATTGACTGGGAATTGGGAAGTCGTGATAGTCGAACTTTAGGTCATTTACTAGAGCGGTTATCGCAATGGCAAATCACTGTCTATTGCACCGATAATTGGAAACCCTATCAACAGCTATTAGAGAATCACCCAGATGCTTTTCATGTCATTAGCAAGAAAGAGACAATAGCAATTGAGAGAAACAACTCAGACAATCGCCATTGGTTTGCTCGGTTTCATCGCAGGACGAAGGTCGTCTCTAAATCAAAACACATGGTGGACTTGAGCATGGCACTGTTTGCGAAATTTAGAGTGAATGGAAGTATTGAGCTACTGCACAATTGGCGTTTAACATTACTCTCTTGA